The stretch of DNA GTTATTTACGATTTATTTTATTCGACGGGCGACGGACTCAGAAGCACTCCCATTGAAGTATGCGCAAAATATATTGTAGTGTTTATTATATTCGGTGCATTTCTTGAGCGTACTGGGATATCGACATTTTTTATTAATCTCGCAAACGCAATCGCAGGAGCAAGCGCAGGAGGCCCCGCAAAAGTCGCTGTTATTTCTTCTGCATTGTGCGGAATGGTGTCGGGCTCGTCAGTGGGAAATACAGTTACAACAGGATCCGTAACGATTCCAATGATGAAGCGCACGGGATATAAACCTGAATTTGCCGGAGCAGTCGAGGCAGCAGCATCAACGGGCGGACAAATAATGCCTCCGATAATGGGTGCAGCAGCTTTCTTAATGGCTGAATATATGGGCATTCCTTACTCACAAGTCGCACTAAAAGCGATTTTACCTGCAGTGTTATATTTTGCGGGAATTTATATCGCTGTACATCTTGAAGCAAAAAAATTAGGACTCAAAGGTATCCCGCGAGAAGAGCTGCCGAGAATTATAAAATTATTGCCGAAAGTTTATTTATTGCTGCCGTTGATAATTCTTGTCATAATGGTATCGATGAATATTTATACAATGCAATTTTCTGCGGCGATTGCGATAGGATTTGCGATTCTTGTCGGACTATTTAACAGTGATGAGCGTATAACGTTCAGAAAAATTATTGACGCGCTGGAGGCCGGCGGAAGAGGCACAATTACAGTTGCGGCGGCTTGTGCGATGGCGGGACTAGTTGCGGGGTGTATCACTTCAACGGGTTTAGCTTCTGAATTAATAACAATGGTAGTAAATATTTCCGGCGGTCATGCATTTATCGCGTTAATTCTCACTATGATTTGCTGCATAGTTTTAGGAATGGGAGTCCCGACGACGGCGAATTATTGCATAATGGCCGCAACTTGTGCACCGATTTTGATGGCACCTGCGATAGGAATCGAAAAAATTTGCGCTCACTTTTTCGTGTTTTATTTCGGGATTGTAGCAGATATTACGCCTCCGGTAGCGTTGGCAGCTTATGCAGGTTCAGCGATTGCTAAGGCTCCTCCGATGAAGACGGCTTTTAACGCGACAAGACTTGCGATTGCTGCATTTATTGTGCCGTATATTTTTGCGTTTACTCCTGCTATGTTGTTCGAGAATGTAAGCCCGTTAATTAATATCGTTGACGCTGGGCCTGTGTTGACTCAAGTTATGATAGTGCTTGAGATAATATTAATTTGTGCGACGGCCTTATTAGGAATTTTCG from Synergistaceae bacterium encodes:
- a CDS encoding TRAP transporter permease, producing MAEDEKTLTSQEISQIEADVDAVMKRYDRESNTRIWEGTPAVVVRWVSALFSLYCIYVTLFSTAMPEVRLNIFLGLILIIGYLHYPIRKANGILKTGLDDSLSISFKFDMVSRVNSIPFYDILIMIAGAVPFFYFAFNAESIIKLALRVTSPRNPNYHLMIAMAIIGILAFMELCRRCVGIPILCVVGALMVYAFSTVRFGKVIYDLFYSTGDGLRSTPIEVCAKYIVVFIIFGAFLERTGISTFFINLANAIAGASAGGPAKVAVISSALCGMVSGSSVGNTVTTGSVTIPMMKRTGYKPEFAGAVEAAASTGGQIMPPIMGAAAFLMAEYMGIPYSQVALKAILPAVLYFAGIYIAVHLEAKKLGLKGIPREELPRIIKLLPKVYLLLPLIILVIMVSMNIYTMQFSAAIAIGFAILVGLFNSDERITFRKIIDALEAGGRGTITVAAACAMAGLVAGCITSTGLASELITMVVNISGGHAFIALILTMICCIVLGMGVPTTANYCIMAATCAPILMAPAIGIEKICAHFFVFYFGIVADITPPVALAAYAGSAIAKAPPMKTAFNATRLAIAAFIVPYIFAFTPAMLFENVSPLINIVDAGPVLTQVMIVLEIILICATALLGIFGVAAALNGYLFGNMNILMRLIICAGGLSMLIPGLMSDLIGLMLVGFVFIVQYMKK